A segment of the Hallerella succinigenes genome:
CAGACCAGAGGTATTCCGAACGGGACACCAGCGTGCACCGAAAACGGTTCTCGCGAATAAATGCTGTACGTTGAAATCGCACTGCATTCTGCGCAGTAGAACTTTTTTTCGATGAGTTTGTACGTCCAGGATCGGAGCATTTCGCCTCTGAACTAGTCCTGCATCAGCGGAAGAGCCGCGTCGATACGGCGAAGCGTTTCTTCCTTGCCGACGGTTTCAAAAAGTTCCCAAAGGCTCGGACCAGCGACAACGCCGGAAACCGCAAGACGCGGAGCGCCCACAAGTTCACCGACCTTATGACCGCAACGTTCAGCCAAGTCATAAAAAGCCTTTTCGATGACCGGCGTCTTAAATTCGTCGATTGCAGCGAGAGTATCGCGGACGAGAGTCGCAAGAACCTTAGAACCTGCGCCAAAGTGTTTCTTCATCCCCTTTTCGTCGTAAGACGTCGGAGCGACAAAGAAGTAAACAGACATATCCGCCAAATCCTGCACAAAGTGAGCGCGCGGCTTGAGAAGAGTCACGATCATGTCCAGACGTTCTTCCGGTTCGTTCGAAAGATCGATGCCCTTCTTTGTGAGACCTTCCTTCATGAGGCCCTTGAGGAATGCGTTGTCGCACATGTGAATGTGCTGAGCGTTCATCCATTGGAGCTTCTTTTCGTCGAAGCTTGCCGACTTCGGATTGATACGGTCCAATGTGAAACAATCGATCATTTCCTTCACCGTCATGACTTCGCGATCGTCACCCGGATTCCAGCCGAGGAGAGCGAGGTAGTTCACGAGAGTTTCCGGCAAGTATCCAAGATCGCGGAAGTCACCGACCGATGCAGCACCCTTACGCTTACTGAGCTTACCGCCGTTCTTGTCGAGAATCACCGGCAGGTGGCACCATACAGGAGGTTCCCAACCGAAAGCCTTGTATAAAAGTTCATGCTTCGGCGTGGAACTGATCCATTCATCACCGCGGAGCACGTGCGTCGTTCCCATCAAATGGTCATCGACGACGCTTGCAAAGTGATAAGTCGGGTAGCCGTCGCGCTTGATCAGCACGAGGTCGTCCAAAAGTTCATTCTGGTAAGAGATATGACCGCGGATCAAATCGTCGAATTCCGTCACACCCGTTTCCGGAACCTTAAAGCGGATAACCGCCTTTTCGCCAGCGGCAATACGCGCTTCGGCTTCTTCTCGGCTAATGTGACGGCAGTGACGGTCGTAGCCGGTAACTGGCACATGGGACTTTTCCTGTTCTGCGCGTACTTCCTGCAAACGTTCCTCGGTGCAGAAGCAGTAATAAGCGCAGCCCGCGTCCAAGAGCTTCTGGATTTCGCGGTGGTAGATTTCCAAACGATCACTCTGGAAGTACGGACCGCAATCCCCTTCGCAACCCGGACCTTCATCCCAGTGGAGACCGAGCCACTTGAGGTCACGCATCAAATCCTGAAGCGCCTGTTCATTGTAACGCTTGCGGTCGGTATCTTCAATGCGCAGATAGAACGTACCGCCCATCGCCTTGGCGAAGAAGTAATTGTAAATGGCAGTACGAGCGCCACCGACGTGAAGATAGCCAGTCGGACTCGGAGCAAAACGGACTCGAACTTTGCGAGTGGATTCAGACATAAGAACCTCGAATAAAAAATTCCAAAAGAGAATTAGAGATTTGTGAACAATAATAGTTTTTTAGACTTTTGCCGTTGCAAAGCCTTTGTCAAAAAGCGTCAAAAACTGACGCCTTAAAATTTTTGCTTCAAGAACGCCAAATGCAAGGGCTTGTCGTGGTAGACGTCTTCCGTCGAAGCGAGTTCCGCAGCCGAATATCCACTGCGAATTCGAAGCAAAAGAATCTGTTTTTTCGCCTCGTCAAACTGGAAGTCCATACGGAAAGTGCGGAAGGCGAGCTCCGCCGTATGCGTTTCCATATTTACCTTCACGCGGCGCCGTGTCGAATCCAGCGGGCTGTTTGCAAGCTGACATTCGGCAAAGCTTTGCAAATCCCAGCCGCACATTTCAAAAATCCAATCGCTTTCCGCCTTAAAAATTTCGCTCGGAACGATCTTCCACTGTTCCATGTTCTGCGCATCCACCCAGCCCGCTTTCGCATTCGGAAAAGCATCCGCCTTGGGAATGTAAGGCTTGATATCCAAAATCGGAGTTTCGTTCAACAGGTCCGCTTCATCGAGGTGCAACGTAAGCTTTTCCATGGAAACGAGCTTTACGCAAGAAAGTCCTATGGGATTGGGACGGTACGGGCTTCGCGAAGCGAAGGTTCCGACGCGGTCGTGATCCGCGGGCGGAACAGGCGGTCGAGTCGTCGGGCGCCAACCGGAATTCTGGTGAAAATGAAAAACGATCCATAGGCGTTCAAAACTTCCCAAATCGCGGAGAGCCTCTTCAAATCCCTTATGCGGTAAAAGCTCTATCCGTCCGGGATGCCCACGAAAAAAGACCCCCTGCCGCGGGACTTCGTACTTGTACGAAGCCTGGCTGTAGAAGGTCCCGATTGGTTCGAATTCAATTTTCACGCCTATAATTTAGCGTTTTACAGCGGTCGTCGTGTGAGATCCCGAGCGAATCATATACACGCCCGCCTTCAAATTCTGAATATGAAGCGTGTGACCGGAAAGTTCCGCTTCGGAAAGTGTTCCCGTCCAGACCATACGACCGTGCAAGTCATAAATCTTGGAAATACCATTCGAAGCGATCGGCGTGTAACCCACCTTACGCACCGGAATCGCCGAAGAACCACAACCCGTAGCGATGATCTTCGAAATATAAACGCCCGGACCATCGCTGTTGAAGGTAAGCTGAGTCGAACCGTAGACCGTGTTTGCGTCACCCGTTTCGCTTGCAAGGTCAATCGTCGTCGTCACCCAAGATTCGCTACCGCCCTGCACGCCGTACTTGTAATTCACCCATTGTGAACCGCCGGCGCCACCCACGTTCACATAGGTCGTCGTATCGGCCATGGAATGCATCGTCACTTCAATCGCGGAGCATTCCTGCAAAGCGGTGTTCACACTCGACGGCAAAGCAAAAATTGCATGCTGATAACCGCAATCGCTCTGAGGGCAACCGGCAAGAGGCACCTCCGCATAACCCGAAATTCCATCGAGAACCTTCGAACCATAAGAAACCGCAGTCAAGGATTCATCGCTTTTCCAGTTCGAAACATCGGTCGTTTCGCTATAATCCACAAGTACGAGCGTATCGGAAGAAACCGGCTTCGCATTACTTTCATCCGTTGTTTCGTCTTCGCAAGTCGTTGCAGACGCTTCGGTAGCGCCCTTCACCAGCACAAGCGTCGTCACGGAACGCGCAGGAAGCACAAAGCAGCTTGAAAGGGTAATGCTCTTGCTCTTAAAACCGTTTTCCTTGGACTGCACCGCATAAGCCGTGCCGTAACCCGAAACCTTCGGACGGTCAAGAGTCAAAGCCGTTGTACCGGAATTCGTTAAAACCAGCGAAATGGAATCCGCATCTTCGCTCACAAAAGCGACAGTCTTCAAAGCGGTTTCATCAGAAGCTGTCGAAATCACCTTCCAACCCGGATTCACAAACTTGGAATAGTGACGCATTGCGTGGTATTCCGGACTGATCGTGATTTCATCAGCCGTACAGTTGCCCCAGCCATTTGTGCAAACACCAATCAGCTGACCCTTGCCCTCACCCCAGAAAAGTTCCCAGGCGATGTAGCCGTTCAATTTGCCATCGGTAAAACCGACCTGCATAATGTGCGCAAGGCCCACCATGTAAGATTCCACGCCATTTTCTTCCATAGAGCAGAATTCCGTCATAATGATCGGCTTTGTATCCGAGCCGTAAGAGCTTGCGATTTTCGTCATCGGAGAACGGAAATTTTCCGGGTTCTTGTAATTGTTCAAAGAATTGTCGTGGCCATCCCCGGCGTGATACAAGTGGTAAGCATACCCACCGAGTTTGGTTTCGTCCAAAACGTTCATGTAACCCTGGAAATTGTTATAGCCAATGCCAAGAGGTTCAGGACCCACAATCGTCGGTGCATTCGGAAGCGTTGAAAGGGAATCGTAAATAGCGATCAGTGCTTCGGCATAGCCTGCGCGTCTCGATGTTTCGCTCGGAGCAAAGAGCGTTTCTTCATACGTCGCAAACATATCCGGTTCATTCTGGAAACTGATGTAATCCGGGGCGATTCCGGCTGCGGCATACCTTTGATAAGAGACCTTCCACCAATGAGCAAAATCACCGTAGGCGTAACTACCGTACTTGTCGGAGTTCGAAGTCTTGAGAGTCGCCTTCAAGGAGTCGCCATCTGCGTCGCTTCCGTTCACGCTGCCGCTCGGTTTTAAATAAGCCGGAGCTGACCAACTCGACATCAAAACCTTCATCTTGTCACCCAAACGAGCCTTACCCGCCCGAATAATGATGGAATCGTTTTTTAGAGAAGCCGTAGTATCCTGTAGCCAATTACCGACACGTAAAAGCGAAAGGTTCAAACCCGTGAAAGCGGTGTCGTAAAGGGCTTCCTGTTTTTCATTACCGAGAGCCGTAATCCAATTCTGGTAATAGACGCTCCCCGCGCCAAAGCCCACCACTTTCTGCTTTGTAAAAGAAGGATCTATCGTCACAGAAGCTGCCGAAGCAATTCCCGCAGCCACACCGATCGTTACCGAAAAAGCCGCCAAAGCGGTCCACATTTTATGAGTCATAAGTTCTCCATTCATCGGTAAAATAAGTTATTCCATCCCAAACCGTACATGCGAAAGTTTAACTTACTTCTAAGGAGTTCCCGCTTAAGCTTTGTTCCTTTACTTCAAAATTGTATACATTTGAAATGTTCCACATCCAATCGGAGATTTGAATCTTATGGAAACCGCGCTCGAATTTTTGAAAAAAGCAGGCGTTTTTTACTTGACCACCACCGACGGCAACCAGCCGAAATGCCGCCCGTTCGGCATCGTCGCCAAGTACAATAACCGTCTGTACATTTGCACCAAAAACGACAAGGATTGCTACAAGCAGATGATCGAAAATCCGAAGGTGGAAATCTGCGCCATGGCGGGCGACGACTGGATTCGCATCACTGGCGAAATCGCTCCGGACCCAAACCGCGAAGCCAAAGAAGCTTTACTGGAACAGAATCCGTTCGCACAAAAGATTTATTCGATCGACGATCCGCATTTTGCCGTTCTCTGCTTTAGACAGGCTCAGGCCAATGTTTACCAGTCCGTCGGTCAGATCGTTACCATTCCGATGGTTTAATGTTCCTTGCAGCGCATTGCGGCGCCCGTCACATAGCCTTGAATGAATGTCGGGTTTGCGACGGTGCGACGCAAAAGTTCTTCCAGGGTAAAGTGTTTTTTCACATCCCGGACAACACAGCTGCAAATTTCTTTCGACACAACCGTCGTACAAGAATCCATCAAGAACTTTTCCATTTCCGCCGTGTACTGTTTTGGAACACAGGGCAAGATCATTTCCAAAGCGAGCGAGTCATTCATCTCGCCTTTTGAATCGACTAAACGGATAAGATTTTCTACACCGCCGTTCGCAATGATCTTTTGATAGGCGCATTCACACGTACTTGCCGCCCGGCTCGTTCCAAAGTACGGACGAATTTCTACGGCGCAGTCCGCAAGGAAAATGTTCTTGTATTCCGGGGATTCGAGCAACGCGCTCATCACGCCTTGGGCAAAGTCCGCGTCAACGCCCAAAGCTTCTAGCGCGGCGAGATCTTCTGCGGAAAAAGCCGAGGCGCTTTGAGCCCGTTTTGGCGTTTGAGATTTTTGAGCGTCTTCACTTGCGGCAAGCGCTCCGAGGGAGGAGCCCGATTTGAGCTTTGCATTGCATTCCTGCGAAGCCTTTTTCACAAAATTCGTGTAGCCCATGTCCGCATGACCGCGGCGCATTTTCAGTTCAATCGCATCGATCTGCGCCTGGGAATATTTCTGTTCCACCTTGCCAAAAACGCAATCGCAGAAAGCAAGCGAAGAGCCTCCTTCTTCGCAAGAGACGACAAAGTTATCCCGAACTTCTTCCGAAAGCGCCGCAAGCGAAATTGCGGTACTTGCCAACACGATGCCGAAAAAATGCTTCATGATTTTCAAATTACAAAAAGAAAGATCCTCCGTTCGGAGAACCTTTCTTGGTTTTGGTTGTGAGTAAGTGTTTAGTCTACCTTCACACGGCGAGAGAGACTCAAACCGGCGCCACGGACATTCAAGTAGTACGTTCCCGAAGCAATCGATCTGCGAGAAAGATTCACCGAATTTTCACCGGCGTTCGCATACACACGTACCGACTGCACCGCAATGCCCATCGCATTCATGAGCGTTACCCGCACCATGCCGGGATGCGCAGCGGTAAAGCGAAGAGTCGAAGTCGAAGAAATAACCGCCGGAGAAAGACTCATCTGCGTCTTCGCCACGTTCACCATCGAAATCGCTTCCGTCGCTTCAGAGCTCGAAGATTCCACGACTTCTTCGCTGCTCGAGGAAAGGACCGTTTCACTGCTAGACGAAATCGCGACAGAAGAGGAGCTCTTTTCCGAGGAAGAAGAAAGCGCAACGGAGCTCGAAGAAGCTGTAGAGTTTGCAGCCGTCACCGTAATCGTCCCGGACTTCGAAACGTTTGCCGTCGCACCGGTCGTCGTCACCGTGAACTTGTACGTTCCCACAGCTGCCGTTGCAGAAACCGAACCCGAAATCGTGATATTCAAGCCGTCAAGCGTTCCCGCGACACCATCCGGAAGACCCGTCACCGTTGCGCCCGTCGCATTTTCAATCGTGTAATAGAAGCTCGCAATCGCTTCACCCTGAGCGACCGTCTGCGTGGCAGAACCCGAACCGTGCTTGGTCAATGCCGCCGCACCGCTCACTGCCGCAGAGCTCGATGAAGTCGCGATCGAAGAAGAACTCTTCACTGAGGAAGATGAGGCTACAGAACTCGAAGACTCCGTAGCGCTCGAAGAAGCAGGCGTTACCGTGCCCGAAGAACCCGGATCCGGAAGGGTCGCTCCCGCATAAAGTTGAATGGAATCGCGGAGAGCATAAGCCTTTGCCTTCGTGCTCACATCGGTAATGCTCATGGAATACGTCGGCGTAAAGGCGTTCGAATTCGTGCCGCTACCGGAATTTCCACTCGTATTTTCCGTGTAATTGCCATTCGAATAAACCGCGGTATAGTCCCCGTCATAAAGGTCAATCGGTTTGTTCACCCCGATAAATACGTTGCCTTCCACACGCAAATTCGCTTTATAGGCAGCACGCACGCAGTGGCTCGCATCATCGCTATCGAAAAGGTTGTTCGCTACATGGACTTCGCCAAAACGCACGCGCGGCATACGTTCCTTGGCACCGTCTGCCCACCAGTTGTGATGCATCGTGGTTTTGAGTTTTCCGGAGTCAGTCGTTTTACTATCGCTATTGCCGATAAGGTTGCTGAACTGGTGATTTGAAGAAGCGCTGGTGTAGTGGAACTTGCTCCAAGAAATGGTCACATAGTTCGCACCGTTGATCACATCCAGGTTTCCATCTTCGCCGTCGTAGACTTCGACGTGGTCAATCCAAACGTGAGATCCGCCCTGGACATGCATGCAGTCGCCCGCGTCCTTATCGACAGCGCCAGCACCCTTCACTACAATGTTCCGGATGATGACGTTATCGCCTACAATGTTTAAAACGGTGTTGTCTTCGTTCTTCGTGCCGGTATAGGTTTGCGCAATGATCGCGCCCTGATAGCCGTAAATCGTCACGTTATCGCCGACATTGATTGCGCTCTTGGAAGGAACGGTATAAGTTCCCGGCTTCACATAGATCGTGTAGCCACCCTTTTCTGCATACGCGCGTAGATCGTCCACGTTACTCACGGTGACCGTGGTTTTACCCGCACCGCCCGTGGTGCCTCCGTTTTGAGTTGCCCATCCCGTCATCGGAAGATCCGGAGCGGTCACAGCAAATGCACTCGTTGCAAGAAGAGCCGTAGCGAAGATTGCCTGTTTTGTTCTCATAGGTCCACCCTTTTCCCTTTACTTTGAGAATGTTCTCAAAATTTCTAAAAGAAAATTTATATCAAATTATCAAAAACACAATAGATTTTTCAAACCACAAATAAATCAAATCAGAAAAACATTGAATTTGCGCAATTTCTAGGAACTTGAAAACAAAAATTTACAAAGTTTATGTCACAGACATCTCCATTGAAATGTTCTCAAATTTTCAATTCACCTACAAGGTGTTACGGTTTAGGTGGATTTTCAAAACGGAGTAGCGCCGCAGCGATTTCTTGTTCACGCGGAAGCTCCGAATCCTTGGAAAATCCTTGCGGAAGTCGGCGGAAGCCCACATTCTGAATCTGCACATAAAGTTTGTGGATCGCTTCGTCGGTCGGAAGCTCTTCTACGTTCTGCAGCATATTGAGCAAAAAGAGCCCAAGACCGCTAAGCTGTGCCGTACGAGCGGTCGGGAAAAGGGCTCGCAAATCCGCAGTGATGTAACCGATTGTAAGCTCCGTTCCACGCAGGCGAATCTTCACCTGGCGCTCCTGGGCGGTACGCGTTTTCACGCCGCCGACAAGATCTTCCGAGAGCGCCGGAAAAGGTCTGCACTTGAGATTTCCAAAAGACGGAAGCTTTTCAAGCGGAGCCTGCAGGCTCGAAGCCGCGGCGATTTCTTTCGCCTTTGCCGTCTCATCCATCGGCTCGTAATTCTTCATCACAAGCACCGTATCGGCGACCTTCAAATAATCGCCACAGGCGCCGACGACAAGAACCATGTTCACCCCGAGCTTTTTCAATTCTTCTGCGCGATCCGAAAGCGGAATCAGAGGTTCATCTTTTTCGCCGACGAGAGAGCGCATGCGCGCATCGCGAATGAGGAAGTTTACCGCCGATGCGTCTTCGTCGACGTAAAGAGTTTTCGATCCAAACTCAAGCGCTTCCATCACATTCGCCGCTTCACTTGTAGAACCGGAAGCGGAACGCGTTTCGAACTTTTCCGTAGAAACGCCAAAAGGGAGTTGTCGCACAAACGGCGCAATACGCGTTCCTTTCACAATGCGGCCCGGTTCCGCAGCAATGCGCATCGCCGACGGATCCGTTACAATCCATTCTCGGCCATCACCAAGAACATGCGGAACGGCAGAACTTTCCAGCGCCGAAAGAAGCGTCGATTTTCCGTGGTAAGCTCCGCCCGCGATAATCGTAATGCCTTTGGGAATCGCCATGCCCGAAATCTTTTTTCCACAGACTTCAAAGGTTTGGAGCAGTTCCTTCGGAGCTTCAAACGGGACCGCATCTTTTTTCGGAAGGTCGCTCGTTCCGGATTCACGCGGTAAAATCGCCCCGTTCGGAACGAAGGCGACAAAGCCTTTTTCTTGCACAGCGGCAAGGAGCGCTTCACGAACTTCCAAAGATTCAATATACTTCAGAGCTTCGGCGCGTTCCGCTTCGGAATTCAAATAGAGCGTCATCAAAAGGTCGGGAATCGTCGCCGTCAAAAGATCCACCGCCGCAGGCACATCGATAATGCGCTTGTCGCCCGGAAGCCCCACCGAGAGCATCACTTCGACGACCGCCTTGCCACCGTTTTCCGAAGGGCCGCCCACCCAAAGCGCGTTCCGCACAAGCACTTCTTCGCCCGGAACCAGAGCGTGAATCGGGAGCTTTTCTTCTTCCGAGCGGATTTCCACTTCCGCACTGAGCCTACGCAGCAAGTAGTCGGCAAGGGCCAAGCGTTTTACAGGAGAATTTCCCCATTCCGCCGGAATGCCGAGGATTTCAATCGGAGCGTTGAATTTAAGGCGCGAAGCCGGAGCATACGGATCTCCCTGCACATGGATAAATTCCATGTCGAAGTCGCCAAAGTTCCATGTTTTTCCGGTCAAGCTTTTGTACAGGCCATAGCTTTTGCCGGTAAAAGTGCGCAATTTTTGATAAAGTTCTTTCATTTACAAGCAAAAGTACAATTTATAAGGGCATTTTTACATTCCGAGCTCCGCCAAGGGCCATTTTTCTTTATATCTTAGAAGACGATTTAGAAGGAGTTACAAATGAAATTTCTCTCGAAACTTTTTGCATTCAGCGCTGTAACGCTCTCGTTCTGCGCAGTCGTCGCCATGGCCGAAGAACCTCCTCCTCGTGGAGAGCCGGCTAAGGTCACCATCCTCACCGAACCGTCCAACAGCGAAGTCTATCTCGGCGGCGAACTTCTCGGCAAGAGCCCGATTGAAAATCGCGACGTCAAGTCTGGTCGTTACACCTTGATCGTTGTGGACCAGGGTTACGAACTCGTCAACAAGCGCGTGAACATTTGGCCGAACAAGAAGAACGAATTCAACTTCGGCACCGTGATTCCGAAGGGCAACGTCGAAGTGACGACGAAGCCGGGCAAATGCTACATCTACGTCGACGGCGATAACGCCGACCGTACCGATGGCGCAGCTCTCACCGTGAACAACCTTGACGCAGGCGACCACATGATCCGTGCAGAATGCAACAACGGTCGTGCCGCGGAACAGCTTGTAAAGATCGAAGGCGAAAAGACGGTGAAGGTCTTCCTCGACGCCACCAAGGGCAAGAGATATTAATCGAAGCCTTTCTCAAGCGAAATGAGATTAAAAATCCCGTTGCAATGCAGCGGGATTTCTTGTTCATCTTCAACAACTGTACTTTACGCAGAACTCCTCAATCGGTACCGGACGCGAGTAGTAAAAGCCCTGGAAACTCGTCACGTTAAATTTGCGGAGCATGTCTCGCATTTCTGCGGTTTCCACGCCTTCCACACAAAGCTCCGCATTAAAAGCTTCCGCCAGCTGAGAAATGAACTTCACCGTGTTCCGATCTTCTTTATTCGACTGAATGTTCAGCACGTAATCGCGGTCAATTTTCACACAGTCGATCGGGAGCTTGCGCAAAACGCCGAGCGAAGAAAATCCTGTGCCGAAATCGTCCAAAGCGATTCTCACTCCTTCCTCACGAAGGCGCACAAAAATATTTTGCAGCAGTTTCACATCGAGCAAGCGACAACGTTCTGTGAGTTCAAGACAAAGATTCTTTGCTGGGAAATGCGTCGCTTTCAAAAGATCCAAAACCACATCGACAAAGTCCGTCCTTTCAAGTTGCGCATAAGAAAGGTTTACGTTCATCACAAAATTCGGATACTTGGCTCGAATCCGATTTCCGCAAATCATCGCTTCGCGCAAAATCCATTTTCCGAGTTCCGGGAAAAGACTATCCTGCTCCAGAATCGGCACAAACAGGAACGGCGGAACAAGACCGTAATCGTTGTTTCTCCAGCGGATCAATGCTTCCGCTCCACACATCTCTTCGGTTTTTGCGTCCACGACAGGCTGGTAATAAAGCTCGAAGCCCACACATTCGTCCACAATGCTGTTGCGGATCTCGTTCAAACGCGTGAGGCTGTTACGGCTTTCATCGATCACCACTTCCTGGAATTCAAATAGTTCCCCATGATGGTTCCCCTTGGATTCGTGAAGTGCAAACCTGAGGCACGAATACACCGTATCCGGGCTCACCGAAAAACGCTCCAAGTGCAACGCTCCCGCGCAAAGCGAAAGCGTCAAACGGTCCGAGCCCACATAGAATTCCTTGGCACAGGTTTCCTGCAAATCCGCATAGATTTCACTCAAGCGCTGAATCGAAGACTTTTGCGCAATCACAGCGAACTTGGTTCCATCCATGCGGTACACCTGGCCTTCGCAACGGAATTCCGAAAGCAACAGCGAGCCTAGCTTTCGCAAAGCGCGGTTTCCAAAGGTATAACCAAAAATATCGTTCGTGCGAGAAAATTCCTCGACGCCGATCATTAAAATATCGAGTTCCTGTTTTTTCCAGAACGCCGACTTCAAATCATCCAAAAAACCGTAAAGACTGCGCAAGTTCGTTACATCATCAATGTAATTGACGCTGTCATGATTCTTAATAGAACCGCAAAAATATTCAGGCTTTCCATCATCGTCATGGATGACAACACCCTGACAAACGCAGACCACATATTCGCCGTCTAAACGACGGGCGCGATATTCCAAGGTATGATTATTGTCAGAGCCAGCAAAAATCGCATTGATACTTTCGTTAAAATATTCGCGATCCGTCGGATGCAAATGTTCATTCCAAATGCTCTGCGCATTTTCCATATATTCCGACGGAAGGCCAAAATAATCCACAGCAGACTTGGACCATCGCGAAAGATCTTGCTTCATGTCGCACACATAGACATAATTTCCACCACTTACAATGGAGAAAGCGTTAAACATGGAATCCAATTTTTCTTTTCTAACCATAAACACGCCCCTCCGCTATCTCATCACCACAATCTGGTTTCGACCTTGTTTCTTCGCTTTGTAAAGCGCATTATCCACACGCATCAAAATCTTATCCGATGAATCATTTTCACAGACTTCAGTCACGCCGAGACTAATCGTCTTATGATGTGCAACCGTAAAGTCCACTGCGGCAAAAGAGGTGCGAATGACTTCTGCCAAAAGCTTTGCGCGTTCCGCCTGAATTCCCGGCAAAAGAATCATAAATTCTTCTCCGCCCCAACGGCCGATACTTGCCTCCGGAGCGTGATCCTTGATCGCACGCCTAGATACATCCGCGAGTTTCAGAATGACAGCATCCCCTTCCTTATGGCCACAGGCATCGTTCACCTGCTTAAAAAAGTCGATATCGTACATCAGCAAAGAGAACTTTTCGCCTGTTTCCTCGAAAACTTTTACGCTTTCCTTGATACGGCGCTGGATTTCTCCACGGTTCAAAAGCTTTGTCATGCTGTCCGTGATCGCCATTTCGGTGAGCTTCCTGTTCGCTTTTTCGAGTTCTACCGTCGCAGCGTCAATAAAGGTCGCGAGGCGGTTGATCATCGAGACCTTTCCGGCGAACTGTTCGTTCTGCATTTCAAAATGCACGTTCAAATCCTTAGGACCTTCACGCAAAGCGGCGACGACAAGAGTCACGTTGTGCTGATTCAAGTACCCGTCGGTTTTCAAGAATTCGCTCGAGGTATAAAAGCCCGAAGTCGAAGCAATACTCTGAAACGGGAACGTTTCCTTACTGATTTCGTCGTCACCCCAGTACGTGCGACGTGCGGCGCAAGAGAAAATCTTGATCTGTTCCGGCTGGAATTCCGCAATCTTTTTTCCGTCCTTCTGAATACTTTCAAGAATCGTCCACGGATCACCGTAAGCAATTCGCGCGCTCACATCCTTTTCAATATCCGAAGTCATCGTCAAAGAACCGTCTTCGTTGCTCGCGATCGGCGCTCGCAAAATATCGATTCCATGATGTCTATAGAAGAACGGAAATTCAAGAGTATTGCTAAAGAAGTGTTCGTTGTTCGGTATATTCAAATATTTGTAGTAAGCGTCATAAGCGGGGCGATCGTCGAGTTCTTGCAGAATGCAGCCATCCGCCTTGGTCACCTTGAATTCACGGCCAAGAGGTTTCCAACCCGTGATGAATGTCGACATCACATTCAGATCTTCACCGCCGAGCAATAAGAAGACGACACCCTTTTCCGTATAGCCGCGCACTTTACTGAACACGCAAGCTTCATCGTTATTCAAGTCCGGGTTAAAGGCTCCGCCACCAAAAATCTCGATGTCCGGATCCACATCGGTAAACGCATCACAGAACGGCGTCATCGACATACCGCGAATCGTGACAAGCATCGAAACCGCTTTCACCCACGGATACTTGACGAGCTGTTTCTTAAAGTCCGCCACGACATCGAGAGCGCAATCTTCTGTCAGCACATAGTGCATCAGTTTTACACGCGTCGACGGGAATTCGAAAATGGTACACACCACACCGATTGGCGACGAAGAAAGTCCGCCTTCAATGATGTTACCGTTCGTGGAGCAGCCCATGTACAGTGCGTCCGGCACTTCTTGATCGATAATCTCACAAGCAAGTTCAATTTGCGAACGTTCAATGTCTTCTGCATA
Coding sequences within it:
- a CDS encoding EAL domain-containing protein, giving the protein MVRKEKLDSMFNAFSIVSGGNYVYVCDMKQDLSRWSKSAVDYFGLPSEYMENAQSIWNEHLHPTDREYFNESINAIFAGSDNNHTLEYRARRLDGEYVVCVCQGVVIHDDDGKPEYFCGSIKNHDSVNYIDDVTNLRSLYGFLDDLKSAFWKKQELDILMIGVEEFSRTNDIFGYTFGNRALRKLGSLLLSEFRCEGQVYRMDGTKFAVIAQKSSIQRLSEIYADLQETCAKEFYVGSDRLTLSLCAGALHLERFSVSPDTVYSCLRFALHESKGNHHGELFEFQEVVIDESRNSLTRLNEIRNSIVDECVGFELYYQPVVDAKTEEMCGAEALIRWRNNDYGLVPPFLFVPILEQDSLFPELGKWILREAMICGNRIRAKYPNFVMNVNLSYAQLERTDFVDVVLDLLKATHFPAKNLCLELTERCRLLDVKLLQNIFVRLREEGVRIALDDFGTGFSSLGVLRKLPIDCVKIDRDYVLNIQSNKEDRNTVKFISQLAEAFNAELCVEGVETAEMRDMLRKFNVTSFQGFYYSRPVPIEEFCVKYSC
- a CDS encoding ABC-ATPase domain-containing protein, whose protein sequence is MKELYQKLRTFTGKSYGLYKSLTGKTWNFGDFDMEFIHVQGDPYAPASRLKFNAPIEILGIPAEWGNSPVKRLALADYLLRRLSAEVEIRSEEEKLPIHALVPGEEVLVRNALWVGGPSENGGKAVVEVMLSVGLPGDKRIIDVPAAVDLLTATIPDLLMTLYLNSEAERAEALKYIESLEVREALLAAVQEKGFVAFVPNGAILPRESGTSDLPKKDAVPFEAPKELLQTFEVCGKKISGMAIPKGITIIAGGAYHGKSTLLSALESSAVPHVLGDGREWIVTDPSAMRIAAEPGRIVKGTRIAPFVRQLPFGVSTEKFETRSASGSTSEAANVMEALEFGSKTLYVDEDASAVNFLIRDARMRSLVGEKDEPLIPLSDRAEELKKLGVNMVLVVGACGDYLKVADTVLVMKNYEPMDETAKAKEIAAASSLQAPLEKLPSFGNLKCRPFPALSEDLVGGVKTRTAQERQVKIRLRGTELTIGYITADLRALFPTARTAQLSGLGLFLLNMLQNVEELPTDEAIHKLYVQIQNVGFRRLPQGFSKDSELPREQEIAAALLRFENPPKP
- a CDS encoding PEGA domain-containing protein produces the protein MKFLSKLFAFSAVTLSFCAVVAMAEEPPPRGEPAKVTILTEPSNSEVYLGGELLGKSPIENRDVKSGRYTLIVVDQGYELVNKRVNIWPNKKNEFNFGTVIPKGNVEVTTKPGKCYIYVDGDNADRTDGAALTVNNLDAGDHMIRAECNNGRAAEQLVKIEGEKTVKVFLDATKGKRY
- a CDS encoding pectate lyase family protein, translating into MRTKQAIFATALLATSAFAVTAPDLPMTGWATQNGGTTGGAGKTTVTVSNVDDLRAYAEKGGYTIYVKPGTYTVPSKSAINVGDNVTIYGYQGAIIAQTYTGTKNEDNTVLNIVGDNVIIRNIVVKGAGAVDKDAGDCMHVQGGSHVWIDHVEVYDGEDGNLDVINGANYVTISWSKFHYTSASSNHQFSNLIGNSDSKTTDSGKLKTTMHHNWWADGAKERMPRVRFGEVHVANNLFDSDDASHCVRAAYKANLRVEGNVFIGVNKPIDLYDGDYTAVYSNGNYTENTSGNSGSGTNSNAFTPTYSMSITDVSTKAKAYALRDSIQLYAGATLPDPGSSGTVTPASSSATESSSSVASSSSVKSSSSIATSSSSAAVSGAAALTKHGSGSATQTVAQGEAIASFYYTIENATGATVTGLPDGVAGTLDGLNITISGSVSATAAVGTYKFTVTTTGATANVSKSGTITVTAANSTASSSSVALSSSSEKSSSSVAISSSSETVLSSSSEEVVESSSSEATEAISMVNVAKTQMSLSPAVISSTSTLRFTAAHPGMVRVTLMNAMGIAVQSVRVYANAGENSVNLSRRSIASGTYYLNVRGAGLSLSRRVKVD